The sequence below is a genomic window from Carassius auratus strain Wakin chromosome 42, ASM336829v1, whole genome shotgun sequence.
TAGGTGAATTATGCCTAAAAATCTCCTTTTCGTTTTGTTCCCAGTGTCCGGACAGTGAAGAAAACTGGAAGAGTCACAAAACTGGTTTGGGTTACTAAACATTGCCTGCTTCCAGTAAACAGGAAGGATTACTGCTGTCAGGCAGGGTACGTCTGTACAAACCACACGCCtttgatgcatttattcaaaCTTTTACACGAATGACTTgcacaaatgttttattcatgatGCTAAATCTGTCGTGCCCAAATCCTCTGGGTTCATTTGATTTACACAAGTCGGTCCAGTCACAGACATACATGAAATCCCCCAGCGCATTAAAACCTTGAAATGAGTTCAGATCTTCTCAAAAGGGATCTTTTGACTTCCTTCAGTGAGAGACATCCTGCCAGAagacaacaaacagaaaaaacaatatcaaatacacttgttaatttatttatttttttaagtagtatttttcaatatttttatatagtacGTAGTTCTGTTTATAcattttactgtaattatttttactttaaatcaattaaaataatttaattaattattttatttaatatatttagtaactttttatatattttttacttttttttatttattatttttataatacttttttttttttttttatctcccatGTACAGTAGTAGTGCTCAAACCCATCTACCTGTAAGCGCCAATGCAAGGTGAAGTTCCTCACGCAGTATTTGGAGAACATTACTGACTCCTTTGTCACCCTATGGACAGAAAGTCAGACATCAGAACTAATGCATGTCCAGTAATTCAATATTTACTGTGTTTTACCTCGCAGGCGAGTGCCCACAGGACGGGTCTCCCTACAAACACAGCCTTTGCTCCCAGAGCCAGAGCCTTCAGCACATCTGTGCCCTTACGAACCCCACCGTCCATGAAGACCTCCACCTTTCCTTCAACAGCCTCCACGACCTCGGGCAGAGCGTCGATCTGCACTGACATACACCATCACATTACTGGAGGTTactaagtctcttctgctcatttatctgatcaaaaatgcattataatagtgaaatattattcgaATTTCAAATAagagttttctatgtgaatatattgtaaaatgtaatttatttcagtgatcaaagctgaattttcggcatcattacttcagtcttcagtgtcacgtgatctttcagaaatcattctaatattctgatttgctgttcagtaaacatttctgatcattattaatgttgaaagcagttacACCTGCTCAATATTTTGGTAAAAAAGTACCGTTCAGTAGTGTAGGGTaagattaaaagtaaaaaaaaaaaaaacctttatacaTGAAGGACGCtttcaattgatcaaaaattacagtgaggacatttatgatgtttcaaatgatttatttcaaataaatgctgttcatttgaattttttattaatcaaagatttttattaatcctaaaaaaaaatgtaattaattataacaATTCAACAACAATATATAGCAGTaaaaactcttttcaacattgctaataatcagaaatgtttcttaattgAGCAGCACATCACTATATTATAATGATTCATGAAGCcattgacactgaagactggagtaatgatactgaaaatacagctttgcgtAACaacagtaaattatattttacaaaatattcccatagaaaacagttatttgaaattctaataatatttcactatttttaacctgttagccagcaccccccattatgggactcacagctgaaagtgctctatcaaacttataattgtaacagtttcccaCTTCAGTGTgtaacaaacataattttggtgtctttggaaagaagaccctttgggctttactttataatgggttgaaagccacatgtctcacgagtttctatttaaaatctgaataaaatataatgaaaaatgagactcctgcaaatatttttatgagactatgtctacaccccccaccccccaaatataagaaactATATTTCCCAATAATATTGAaagcttctacaaactatttagtcagtaaacataccactgcatagtttttttttctattataaaacactagacagaaacttagacatcatataagtgatttatttgagcactagaaaaatacaataagaataatttgagtaataaaaataagaataataagatttaaaaagatttaactttgccAATTATGCAGTAATagtgagctgatttgggctgatttgcactcaaacagatggtaattatgcagatacattcacattcaacataaaacagactctcacatatataaaaactgtttaaaaataaaaaaaacaaaggaaaatgcGATCGCTGTAagctccgcctccatcagctgacaggtgcgtcagagcgcgtcaccaGCTCCAGGAtagagcgccaaattcaaataaactgacttccgcctatttttcattaattcttttttccggtggatcgtcttattattctgtttgtgacactgtacgctgcaaaaccatgccgtgtttttactaccaagacgcagtttccgaccgtgagttattccataacggacacaaacaaaTATGTCGCTGAAGAAAttaaacgtaaacaaaggaattatgatccatattacaacgttattgcttcgttggactaaacgtgcttcatgagatgtaattgagtggacccttacctttctaactaaacctggatttacagctgtggatgtgtttatgactcgttattacgacggatctggtatgtacagcgttttcattgcttattttttttatgtgtactgcttacacaaatgtagcaaatacagtctttataagctttccattgaaaaacagcgatctgttgtcgatgcttgaggcgtagatctttataatgatacatagattgtcaagagtaaatttgtcccgtttcatttaatctattcataaacactgacacgtgcgagttgagaAGCTTTCAGGACGAAAGGCTAACAGGTTTTAATgttttcttgatcaaataaatgcagccttggtgagcagaaaagacttcttttaaaaaaacgtTTTCAGTATGTTCACTATCAAAACTTTGTATTGTGTTTCTTGTCTTACAGTATATCGTGCCTCATAATTGGTTATCACAGAAAGTTCTAGAAGGATAGAGCTTCAATAAATCATCATCAGCACTAATTATAGATCATAAGATAAAACCCAATTGTTGGATGACCTGGAGCAGATACACCATCTCTGCATCTATATTCAGAACGCTCTGCACGCTCAGTTGATGTTCTTCAGTTTTGAAGACCACTATGTGCGCATAAAACTTGCAGTTGTATCCAAACCTTTGTTTGGTAAACCAGGGACCGTATTTCACACTATCAAAGATGCAATTCACAGGCCGCAGAGGATAGTTTGCAAAGAGGACTTGTGGGTTGGAGGTCTCTGGAGAACAATAATGCCTCATTTCTTCAACAGACACTTACGGTGGCTGAAACTCCATCAAGTTGTCTTGCTCCGTGGTTTGACACAAGTATTCCATCCACCCCGTACTTCAGAGCTTCTTTGGCATCCTCAGCTAAAATGGCAAGATTCACCATGAGCAGAGCATTAATTACTGCGGTTCTTCTCAAgcagttttgctttttttctcatTCTTAAATTTGGCGGCAAAATCTTTTGCATGGGGGAAATTATGGTACATTGCAATTATGGTACGCAGTactgtatttatctgtatttaaaggactagttcacccAAGGATTAAAAAAATCTGCTCACCCTCGGGTCATGCAAGATGTAGATAGGTTTGttccttcatcagatttggagaactgtagcattgcatcacttgctcagcaataaatgctctgcggtgaatgggtgccgtcagaatgagagtccaaacagctgataaaaacatcacaataatccacaagtaatccacacttcTCCAGtccatgtttgtaagaaacaaatccatcaacaggttttttttcttcttcaaactgagtccataatccataataatgctccCTTCACTGAAAAAGTCCATCTTTTGTTGTCTCTCACATAAAATAAACAGCCACATATttgtgttttggcttgtaaatggtgcttgatctgtgcagatttctctcctgattcagtccagaccacattttccctgaaggaagcattattatgtattatgaacTCATATTTGAGCCGGAAGCAacagttttaagttaaaaacatcttaatgatggatttcttTCAGCTTTTTCAAGacattcactgatggactggagtgctgtggattattgtgatgtttttattcagctgtttggactcccattctgacggcacccattcactgcagagcatttattggtgagcaagtgatgcgatgctacatttctccaaaactgatgaagaaacaaactcatctacagttCAGATAGCATTGTAAGCAGGTTttaattttttggatgaactatttctttatttcaaGCATTACTCTTACTATTGCGTTTACTCATTACAAAGACTTGCTCAATTTATTTTGCAAAGGAAAGCAGctacagaaaatgtgaaaaattagcTTTACATAGTGTAATTTAATTTCCCAAGGTCTGTTCTGTTCGGAAAAATCCCGAAAATGATTAAATAGCGTTTTCCTTTTAGCCGAGGCCAACTAGAAAGGATGCACTTTTCAAGGAAAATTATGTTCCACACATGAGTTAAAATAACTAATGGTGTTCCCCAATTACTTTTTCCTCCCTCAACATACATTTCTGAGTTTGTCAGGGAACAGATTTAAATCCTTTGCTCTACTCTGAAATAAAAAGatttggtgtttgtgtgtgtgtgttcgctctCTTATATTTACAGAATGTGCTATTTCCAGAGCCAAAGAGAAGATAAAAGTTTATCTGAAGACACAATAACTGAAGTAAAGCTTCTAGACATTTCTGAGATAACCTCAGCGCTCACAGACTGACTGTTTTTTCCTAACGGGAGATAAATGACACATTATCTTTAATTAGTGGCCCCTCGCTGACAGACGGGGGTCGTCCTGATAAGATTATGCAAATAGGTTGTTCTGTGAGCATTTCACacgcttaaaaataaaagttccaattAGAACTAAAAAGTTAGGACTTTTATTCTGAAGTTCTTTGGAAAACTGGTGCATTAAAGAATccataaattaataaactgatcttaaaaaccttttaagataaatttacattttttcaatTCAATAAAGGGGTAAATTTATTGATACacatatcttaatttaatttaacttattttatcttattttatgatttagtttgatttatattgttatttatatttgtttttattttaatatattttatgtttttatatatttgtttatattctaatttattcatattatattttatcatatttaatgtatttgtgacCTTGGGTTTTGAAAAGGTGGTTTAAAAAaaggtatattttatattttatttaattttaagtaaaaataaacattgcCACTAAATCTTTGTTTGACTGTCTCTAAACCTCACTTTAATTTGTTTTAGATATTACACatgatgtcattgcattagaagTCTGTCTGAATCCAGTTTTCTGGACAGCTTTCAGATACAGTCACAGATGATGTAAGtgcaggtttattattattttattactttgttAGGTTTTTTATGTTGCTCTGCTGCATTTGAAGCCTGTCTGAATCCAGTATTCTGTCAGCGCTTTCGGACACAAGCTCACATGACACGACAGCTCCTCCAATCACCAAACACAACAGGATGGCTCACCTGTCAAAACCCCTTTGACCACCACAGGCAGCGAGGTCATTCTCTTCAGCCACGCGATGTCGTCCCACTTCACCGTGGCATCTATGGCCTGAGTTACGTACACCGCCAGGCCGCTGTCCTCCCCGTAACCTTTTTTTGAGGAGAACGCTAAATCAGGGGTCTCGAAATTAGCCATTCTGGgggaaaaagaaattaaaataaaatgagaatgcaAAATGGAATTAGTCTTGTGAGTGTTGTTTTTGGTCGGGGTTTTATCCAAACAGCAGAGCTCACGCTCAAAGGCACCTTGTTGCCCCTGCTGCTCTCTGATTTGTGCGGCCGAGAGAAAGTCTCCGGGAGGGTTGAGATGAAGTTCATGTTGTGTCACCGCTGATGGAAACGGAGGCAGTTTTGCTGAAATATACAGTGGTGGGGCCGTGATGCTTTTTTAGATTTCAAGTTGCCGTAATTCACCTCGTGGGATCCGGAGCAGGAAGGCTTTACTTTCAAGAGGGCATTTTTATAGTGGGCTGCTGTTGGCATATCTGTAGAACCGCTGATATCTGAATGTTTCCCCACATACGAAACATAATATAGCGAGTGTTGACGGAGTATTAATCCCCACGAGCGGTGTGATCTACTGTACGCTTCCCCGGTTCAGGAGAGAGATTTCTGTTTCCATAAATACATAAAGCTTTGGTTTTCAAGGGACGACGAACCTGTAAAATAATCTGTCCAACAGGATGAGAAAACTAAGGTTTTGTTTATGAAGAAACCTCACAAgaattataaaagtaaaagtttttacatgcattaaatcaaaactgaaatgtttacaATGCAGCATCTGTTTGACTAGAAAGGTGTTAATAAAGATGCTTCTATATTGTTGATATTGCAATTATTTACACTTTATAGGTGTATACGGGACGCCTTCATTTACTtcattatattacaattaaatctaatctaatcttgacaaactatatatcattggaaaggtctaagactcccaaatatatattttaccaatgttttttttttttttttttttaaatgatgtaggaaaagtaatagattcatgtgcaccctcaaaaatctacattataacagaaaaaaaagacatcttcattgcattcattatattttagaaatcatccgaaattatatatatatatcaactgaaaacttcaaatatcaaaattcatcctttaaaacccattttaaaatcagacattgcattaccatgtaaaagCTACATCAGTatcatattacaaaatgttttcattcatgaattatacaaatgtacgtttggatcgtgcactataaagtctatgtaaaaaaaatgtgagtggcagttaaggggttaaaagtAAGTATTAAAGCAtctagagtctgttagcacattatgtggttgccagggcattggtatgcagtgtctaaGATGAGTAAAGTTGCAGATTTCTTAATATAGATTGATATATATTGCCAGGACTTTGTTATGCAATTGCTAAGGTGATTAAAATTCAGAGAGCATCATTTCTAAATGTATGACATTGCATTTAGGGAGTTTTGAGCAGTTGTCAGGGTGTTTCCTTGGGATAAATTGTAACAATGTGTCTTGGCTCTAATTTGATGCTGTAAAAAGATGATGCAATCACTtgttgattgtaaaaaaaaacaacaacaacattgatATTTCCAGCAACTAAAgcataaaattgtaatatataattatagatcTGACCATGTGAATCTTTGGCCCAAAAGAAAACCTCCGGAGCAGCAGAAAAAGTTACACTCAAATCACCAgttgttgattcagatcgggttACTCTGTGTATTCTGATTTCAGATCAGATAAACAATTCACACTGTGTTTGTGAGTTTACAAACACAACCAGCGATGTCTGTAAAGCTTGCTTCTGGCACGCACACACGTGACGTGTGGTTGTCTCAGCGTTTACCTCAAATGAGAGGGCAGCTTAAATCGGTTGCGCACGTCATCACGTCGCCTGCCAAGATAAGGTGTGTCCACTGTGACAAAGATACCCTTATACCCGGCCTCCTCGGCCCTCCTGACCAGAGACTGAGTCAGCGCTCTGTCTTTATAAATGTACAGCTGCATCCAGCGCACGGCTCCAGGTGCGGCCTGCGCTACTTCCTCTATGGTGGAGGTGGCCCATGAGCTCAGCATCATCCCCGTGTCACAGGACAGACAGGCTGTGGATGGGAAGAGAAGGGGAAACCAGTCAGAACAGCAGAGTGATTGTCATAAGCGTGATGTGGCTCACAAGATTCTGAATGGTCATGGGTTCCAACTTTCAAAAAGGGGTGATCCTTAAACTGTGTGACCTTAAGTGTGTGGGATCTGCTCAGAGATAACAGATCCTTCACAAAGTGCCAAGCTAACAAGTTTCTGCCTAAGCTCTACtagaatttaaataatttaaataaaactgtggTCATTTTGTATTCACTATTACTGACAGGAATACAGaagtatggaagcccatttctgctgcaaaaaaaaaaaaaaaaaaaaaatatatatatatatatatatatatatgatataaaaaaaattaaaatatagagaataaaaatacaatgttttcaaataaaaaaaatctaaaaattattagatttaagaaaatcaaaattatgagattAAGTATTATGTCCTAATTGTGACTGTTCATTTCATAATGACTTAGTATGTCCtaagttttactttttatttcataattgtgATTTAGCATGTcatcatttaaactttttatctcATGATTGACTTGTACAGTATGTCattaattttgatgttttatctcataattattaaaattcatgTCATCATTTTAACCATTTATTTCATAATCATCACTTAATTTCATAAattcaactttttatctcataatgatgacttatgtaataattttgactttttattttgtataataatgACTTAACATGTGAGTATAACGAAGTATAACTTAATATctcaatttatatattaaatcttAATATTAACATATCAGTTTTATCTcttttatatcataattatgacttggtGTGTCATAACTTCAACTTCTTATCTCATAATTATTGCTTTGTGACTAATAACTTTGGCTTTTTAAGTAATGGTTTCAACCATTAtctcatttattttcttctttttttctctcataattatgacattttatggtataattttgactttttatctcattttatttcataattatgataGCACATCTTGATTATGACATAATTATGTCATACGTGTAATCATCTCTCATTTCTATCTCATAATTGACTGTCATAATTGCGTCATAATCATGACAAGAAAtatttttggatttttattttataattataactagatatttgtatttttttttttttttttatggcacaaATGGACTTCCATATTACGGCCGCGCTGAAACTATAGTATATTAGCTCATACTATGGTAACGGTGATccatttttgtaagggttgtttAAGTGTGATTGGGGGCAGGAGATACTGTAGAATGTAGGAAAGACTAATGGCGCCACCATGTGGTCAGAGGAAGTTAAAGGTGTCTTGGTGTCTGACCTCTTGCAGTGGCCGTCTCTCCATCAGGATGTGCCATTCGCTGCATAGCAGTAGCTGCCACACAGATGGGCATACTGACTCTCTGTCCCAAAACTGTGGTGGACATGTCCACTGTGGACACGTCTCTGAGCACACGAGGGTAAATGCACCACCTGCAGGACACAGCAGTCACAATtcatatttcagaaataaaaaccttatataataattaaatatagatgcaACCGGGAATGGGAGAGTTTacttgtaatttaattatagtcaTTTTTTAGACACAATCTTAAAGTCTTGACTAAAAGAGACCTTAAGAGATCAGTGGGGCATGTTGTCCCATTATAGATTATATGTTGATACATGTAaatacagtttaaagttaaatgttATATCTCTTAAAAAAGTCTTGGCTCAATCATTTGCGAAATTTGGTTCCTatactaaaaaattataataattctgcATTTGTATTAAAGGCGATTTAAAGCATTTCCAGCTAAACATATTCAATAAAAGAATTAAGAAACACAATTGCAACTAGCTACTTCTTCTGGAAACCCTGTTTATTAATGgattcagtgtttgtttttttcctgcatgAGTTGTGTATGACTTCAGCCCTGACGGTCACTCAATTTTGTGTTAATATTTGTGTTCATTCTATGACTCATCGGGTCTGACCACAGCTCACTTAACTTTCACAACGCGTGTTTGTAACCTGGAAGGACGTCTTGTttgcacattttataaatatgcatatatgactaatatatatgtatgacTAATACAGTGGCATTCCTCATCTGAACAGTGACTTTGCTGACACTGCTGTAAGGCCGTGTTTAGGTCTCTAGGGTCCGTCTGCCCACCCACACGAACGCTCCAGGCCAAGATAAACGCACATAATTATAACTGGCCTTAACTGACCCCACACAACCCAGAGAGACTGTCTAAAATTAGGTCGAAACATTAAGAAGAAGTGTAATTCGAGTCAACATTGTGATAGGCTGACTCAAACTATTACAGACTGACTCATGTTGGAGTTCTGTGTTATTACCTGTTTGgtcatttttaacgttgtttaatttctctcacatatttgtttatatatacatatagtgcCTTTTAAATAGGTTTTATAGACAATTATAAATGAGAACATCATATTTCAGGAAAAAGTGTCCTTTTCTGAATTTGATAAAGAAATGTCAATAAACAGGTTTTTTATTTGTGAGTACATTTCCCCATATTGTGTGACAACATGCCGCATCAAATGTATTCAAttaacagttttgtgtgtgtgtgtgtgtgtgtgtgtgcatgtgcgagtgtgtgtgtgtgtgtgtatgttattaCTGTAACAGTATGAAAGCCAATTTCtgccgaatatatatatatattttttatcatactttgaaaaaattccaattttttaaaattatgtgattgaaaaacataaatttatgaaataaagagCCAACATAATGatatgtcacaatatatatatatacatttaaagtgtCATAACTTTTTGTCAAAGTTATGGCTATTTACATCATACAGTAGTTTCAACTTTTGTAttagttttgtatttgtttcaatcatcataattatgacttataaactgttatatcataattatgattaGTATgtcaatttcaacttttttgtcataattatgtaTTCATGTTATAATGTCAACTTTAGTCTAATTTTTATCtcattttcatagtcatgacTGAGCACATCACAACCAtgactatatttttatttatctaataattttgacattttatgtcaATTGTAACCTTTATCACATTCTTATatctattatttcatatttgactTAGTATgccataattttgactttttatgtcataatttgaACCACgtcttcatttctctctctcttttttttttgtcataagtATTACTTAGTAtgtcgtgatttttttttttttttttttttataaatttgccTTGAATTAAACCCTGTGAGATTTTGAATGTGATAATTAGCCCCTGTAAGAGATATTTGTTGCTATCAGGTAATATTTGGTTCTTTTGCTCATACTTTTGTCTTGTcattatgtttttcatttagcagacactttcattCCTGACCAACTGAGAATATGTTTGTCTTACGCCTGGACAAACGTGTGCTTACGTGTTCAACGGAATCAGATCATCTTTGAACCTTTAACTCTTGGGTTAGAAGGCCAGATTTTTAACTACACTAAGACACACCACTCATTTTAGATGGTTAGAAACGTCATAGACCtcttggtatatatatatatatatatatatatatatatataatatgatatacatAAATTAGCAGTTTGATAGCACGTAATGTCAGATGCATGATTTGTAATTGAACTGTAATATAATTATCTTCTGTAGtatccaaagtaaaaaaaaaaaagatgtctagAAGGAAACTGTACTTAGTTATAATGAAAATACTCTTTTTGCAAAAcatcttcatttttaaa
It includes:
- the LOC113060920 gene encoding hydroxyacid oxidase 1; amino-acid sequence: MSDSLVCVSDYERQAQRLLPKAVFDYYFSGADEQQTLRDNVAAFARWCIYPRVLRDVSTVDMSTTVLGQRVSMPICVAATAMQRMAHPDGETATARACLSCDTGMMLSSWATSTIEEVAQAAPGAVRWMQLYIYKDRALTQSLVRRAEEAGYKGIFVTVDTPYLGRRRDDVRNRFKLPSHLRMANFETPDLAFSSKKGYGEDSGLAVYVTQAIDATVKWDDIAWLKRMTSLPVVVKGVLTAEDAKEALKYGVDGILVSNHGARQLDGVSATIDALPEVVEAVEGKVEVFMDGGVRKGTDVLKALALGAKAVFVGRPVLWALACEGDKGVSNVLQILREELHLALALTGCLSLKEVKRSLLRRSELISRF